The Clostridia bacterium genome includes a window with the following:
- a CDS encoding STAS domain-containing protein codes for MELKYEQRANTLTLSLPAEIDHHSAKPVREEADRWIAKLRPESVVIDFSGVKFMDSSGIGLILGRYNKVAPYGGRVIVECADRRTLQLLRLAGVQKLVEIKSAAT; via the coding sequence ATGGAGTTGAAATACGAGCAGCGCGCCAACACGCTGACGCTTTCGCTGCCCGCGGAGATCGACCACCACTCCGCGAAGCCGGTGCGCGAGGAGGCGGACAGGTGGATAGCGAAGCTGCGTCCGGAGTCGGTGGTCATCGATTTTTCCGGCGTGAAGTTCATGGACAGCTCCGGCATCGGACTGATACTCGGCCGCTACAACAAGGTCGCGCCATACGGCGGCAGGGTGATAGTCGAGTGCGCGGACAGGCGCACGCTTCAGCTACTGCGCCTCGCGGGCGTGCAGAAGCTGGTGGAAATCAAATCCGCGGCCACTTGA
- a CDS encoding FAD:protein FMN transferase produces the protein MKRIIAALSALTLIFTLAACGKGGSSGAAEARTATVFAMDTFVTFTAYCGDETLEKAGRLVTELDAKLSRTKADSDIGKLNASGAAGAEVSTETAELLKEALACCAESDGVFDITIAPITDLWDVNGKAVSGSRPTLPSPAQIADAMLCVGYKYLTVDGTTAKFAYEGMSCDLGGIAKGYAADKAVELLRADGVSSALIQVGSSVYVMGEKPDGSAYTVGVRDPEGGANDYVGTLALKDKYVTSSGDYERYFELDGKRYCHIFDTALGYPIDNDLRSVTVVTDSGTRGDYLSTTLFCLGLENAMRRCEKEGVSALFITKDRRIYTVGADFDGFTLTSGDYTHEK, from the coding sequence ATGAAAAGGATAATCGCGGCGCTTTCTGCGCTGACTCTCATATTCACCCTCGCCGCCTGCGGAAAAGGCGGCTCCTCCGGCGCAGCCGAAGCCCGCACCGCAACAGTCTTCGCGATGGACACCTTCGTCACCTTCACCGCCTACTGCGGCGACGAAACGCTCGAAAAGGCCGGGCGGCTCGTGACGGAGCTCGACGCGAAGCTTTCGCGCACGAAAGCGGACAGCGATATCGGAAAGCTAAACGCCTCCGGCGCGGCGGGCGCCGAGGTGAGCACTGAGACCGCGGAACTGCTAAAGGAGGCGCTCGCCTGCTGCGCTGAGTCCGACGGCGTATTCGATATAACGATAGCGCCCATAACGGACCTCTGGGACGTCAACGGCAAAGCCGTGAGCGGCAGCCGCCCGACTCTCCCCTCTCCCGCTCAGATCGCGGACGCGATGCTCTGCGTCGGATACAAGTATCTGACGGTCGACGGCACTACGGCGAAATTCGCCTATGAAGGCATGAGCTGCGACCTCGGCGGCATCGCAAAGGGCTACGCCGCGGACAAGGCGGTCGAGCTGCTCCGCGCCGACGGCGTTTCATCCGCGCTGATACAGGTCGGCAGCAGCGTCTACGTCATGGGCGAAAAGCCCGACGGCAGCGCCTACACGGTCGGCGTGCGCGATCCCGAGGGGGGCGCGAACGACTACGTCGGCACTCTCGCGCTGAAGGATAAGTACGTAACCTCCTCCGGCGACTACGAGCGCTATTTCGAGCTTGACGGAAAGCGCTACTGCCACATCTTCGACACCGCGCTCGGATACCCGATAGACAACGACCTGCGCAGCGTGACCGTCGTCACCGACAGCGGAACGCGCGGCGACTACCTCTCCACGACGCTCTTCTGCCTGGGGCTCGAGAACGCGATGCGCAGGTGTGAAAAAGAAGGCGTATCCGCGCTCTTCATCACGAAGGACAGGCGCATTTACACAGTCGGAGCGGACTTCGACGGTTTCACGCTGACGAGCGGAGATTACACTCATGAAAAGTAA
- a CDS encoding anti-sigma F factor — protein sequence MKYLNSFKLQFVSRSSNEAFSRSAVAAFLAQLDPTVEELSDIKTAVSEAVTNAIVHGYGNKLGVVYINAYILKDRKIVIDVKDKGKGIDDVQRAMTPLFTTSPESERSGLGFTVMEAFMDKLRVRSKPDKGTAVHMVKTLKAKE from the coding sequence ATGAAATACCTCAATTCGTTCAAGCTGCAGTTCGTCAGCCGTTCGTCGAACGAGGCATTCTCGCGCAGCGCGGTGGCGGCGTTTCTCGCGCAGCTCGACCCGACGGTCGAGGAGCTTTCGGATATAAAGACCGCCGTTTCGGAAGCGGTGACGAACGCCATAGTTCACGGCTACGGCAATAAGCTCGGCGTCGTTTATATCAACGCCTACATACTCAAGGATCGCAAGATCGTCATCGACGTCAAGGACAAGGGCAAGGGCATCGACGACGTGCAGCGCGCGATGACGCCGCTTTTCACGACCTCTCCGGAGAGCGAACGCTCGGGGCTCGGCTTTACCGTTATGGAGGCGTTTATGGACAAGCTCCGCGTGCGTTCGAAGCCGGACAAGGGCACCGCGGTACACATGGTCAAAACGCTGAAGGCGAAAGAATGA
- a CDS encoding ThuA domain-containing protein, translating to MLRILIYNEFLHEKDPACRAHDIYPNGIHAELAALFNAQPDLTADTVTLETVNEITRERLRNTDVLVWWGHVAHGDVPEEIAALVQEEVLSGMGAVFLHSAHKAKPFMRLMGTSCSLIWRESDDLERVWVSAPGHPIAQGLGAYFELPAEETYGEPFGIPAPDETVFVGWFTGGEAFRSGCTWQRGNGKVFYFQPGHETYPTYKNADVRKVLLNAVRWAAPVYRCENCMDCPNPPKAHKTGFGE from the coding sequence ATGCTCCGCATACTCATCTATAACGAATTCCTGCACGAGAAGGATCCCGCGTGCCGCGCGCACGATATCTACCCGAACGGCATCCACGCCGAGCTGGCGGCGCTGTTCAACGCGCAGCCCGATCTGACCGCCGATACCGTAACGCTTGAAACCGTAAACGAGATCACCCGCGAACGCCTGCGCAATACCGACGTGCTCGTGTGGTGGGGACACGTGGCGCACGGCGACGTGCCGGAGGAGATCGCCGCGCTGGTACAGGAAGAAGTGCTGAGCGGCATGGGAGCGGTGTTCCTTCACTCCGCGCACAAAGCCAAGCCCTTCATGCGGCTTATGGGCACTTCTTGCTCGCTCATCTGGCGCGAGAGCGACGACCTGGAGCGCGTCTGGGTCTCCGCGCCGGGCCATCCGATCGCGCAGGGGCTGGGCGCGTATTTCGAGCTGCCGGCGGAGGAGACCTACGGCGAGCCGTTCGGTATCCCCGCGCCGGATGAAACGGTTTTCGTCGGCTGGTTCACCGGCGGCGAGGCGTTCCGTTCCGGCTGCACGTGGCAGCGCGGCAACGGCAAGGTGTTCTACTTCCAGCCGGGGCACGAAACCTACCCGACCTATAAAAACGCGGACGTCCGGAAGGTGCTGCTGAACGCGGTCCGCTGGGCGGCTCCGGTATACCGCTGCGAGAACTGCATGGATTGTCCCAATCCGCCGAAGGCGCATAAAACGGGCTTCGGCGAGTGA
- a CDS encoding Gx transporter family protein, with protein sequence MKNGVKKLTVCGLMTALCLILGYIEHLLPLSLLIPLPGIKLGLSNIALLVLLLKYGPAYAYGVTALKCTLSALLFGSVTSLAFSLTGGLLAMTAMWLLTAAFKEKLSVFGVSVAGAVMHNVGQLAAASVFMSSAAVFSYLPLLALAGTVTGLATAAVTSRALHLTGYDKEQEA encoded by the coding sequence ATGAAGAACGGCGTTAAGAAACTGACGGTCTGCGGACTGATGACCGCGCTCTGTCTGATACTGGGATATATCGAGCACCTGCTTCCCCTCTCGCTGCTGATACCGCTGCCGGGGATCAAGCTCGGGCTCTCTAATATCGCGCTGCTGGTGCTGCTGCTGAAGTACGGGCCGGCTTACGCCTACGGCGTTACGGCGCTGAAATGCACGCTCTCGGCACTGCTTTTCGGTTCGGTCACATCGCTCGCGTTTTCGCTGACGGGCGGACTGCTCGCTATGACGGCAATGTGGCTGCTGACGGCGGCGTTCAAGGAGAAGCTCTCCGTCTTCGGAGTCAGCGTCGCCGGCGCGGTTATGCACAACGTCGGGCAGCTCGCCGCGGCGTCGGTCTTCATGAGCTCGGCGGCGGTGTTTTCGTACCTGCCGCTGCTCGCCCTCGCCGGAACCGTGACCGGCCTCGCCACCGCCGCAGTCACCTCCCGCGCCCTGCACCTGACGGGGTACGATAAGGAACAGGAAGCGTAA
- a CDS encoding sigma-70 family RNA polymerase sigma factor: MTGRDYDRAVRENTPLVHAVAARFRGRGAEYDDIFQAGCVGLFKAATRYDETLGTAFSTYAVPVIAGEIRMLLRAGGAVKVGRAARALGAAALAEKERVEKETGREARIGEIAAALGETPERVAFALNACAPVASIDADESASCAAPDETEAALLRADLGRALSMLEPLERRLILLRYRHGLSQAGVGRVMSMTQVQVSRREKKALEKLRAILA; encoded by the coding sequence ATGACCGGCCGCGATTACGACCGCGCGGTGCGCGAGAATACGCCGCTCGTCCACGCCGTTGCGGCGCGGTTCAGGGGCAGGGGCGCGGAGTACGACGATATTTTTCAGGCGGGCTGCGTCGGGCTTTTCAAAGCGGCGACGCGCTACGACGAAACGCTCGGCACGGCCTTCTCCACCTACGCCGTGCCGGTGATAGCGGGGGAGATACGCATGCTCCTTCGCGCCGGCGGAGCAGTGAAGGTCGGCCGCGCCGCAAGGGCGCTCGGCGCCGCCGCGCTCGCGGAAAAGGAGCGCGTCGAGAAGGAGACCGGCAGGGAAGCCCGCATAGGCGAGATCGCCGCTGCGCTCGGCGAAACTCCCGAACGCGTCGCCTTCGCGCTGAACGCGTGCGCTCCCGTCGCCTCCATCGACGCAGACGAAAGCGCGTCCTGCGCCGCGCCGGACGAAACGGAAGCCGCGCTGCTCCGCGCCGACCTCGGCCGCGCTTTATCGATGCTCGAGCCGCTTGAACGGCGGCTGATCCTGCTGCGCTACCGCCACGGGCTTTCGCAGGCGGGAGTCGGGCGCGTCATGTCAATGACGCAGGTGCAGGTCTCCCGCCGCGAAAAGAAGGCGCTGGAAAAACTTCGCGCCATTCTCGCTTGA
- a CDS encoding NusG domain II-containing protein, giving the protein MKSKLSLKFKLRDAIVIAAALLLAAAVFLLTLPKAGGDRLYAEISRGGEVLATLPLDTDAEYIVNGDYENVVTIADGSAFFSSSNCPNEDCVHAGRLTKAGQLAVCLPNGVTLRIVGAEADVDAIAG; this is encoded by the coding sequence ATGAAAAGTAAGCTGAGCTTGAAATTCAAACTGCGCGACGCGATCGTCATCGCCGCGGCGCTGCTTCTCGCGGCGGCGGTGTTCCTGCTCACGCTCCCGAAGGCGGGCGGAGACCGGCTTTACGCTGAGATCAGCCGCGGGGGCGAAGTTCTCGCAACGCTTCCGCTCGACACGGACGCGGAATATATCGTCAACGGCGACTATGAAAACGTGGTTACGATCGCGGACGGAAGCGCGTTTTTCAGCTCGTCAAACTGCCCCAATGAAGACTGCGTACACGCCGGACGGCTGACGAAGGCGGGACAGCTCGCCGTCTGCCTGCCGAACGGAGTTACGCTCCGCATCGTCGGCGCCGAAGCCGACGTCGACGCGATAGCGGGGTGA
- a CDS encoding bifunctional folylpolyglutamate synthase/dihydrofolate synthase has product MHRIKTLLEGLGNPQNHLKFLHIAGTNGKGSTAAFCASALQEAGYKTGLFISPYVVRFTERIQINGKYIPEELFAAVMEKVKEVAEAYPDNYVEFELLTAAAMEWFFRNGCDIVVLEAGIGGRLDATNAVMTTVVSVITSVSFDHTELLGDTLEKIALEKAQIIKSGGSVVVYPEQADEVFAAIRETAEKKRAEVIIPDLMRLRRREHFFTYKNNDYVITLRGAHQTLNAVTAIEALDELACSGFYKLTREKIALGLMKATMPARFETVSVKPPVVLDGAHNPSGMESLAALLKSEFGGVRVTAVVAMMKDKNAAESLKHLAGVVNKAIAVKVDNPRCMEAEDLRELLVGLGVKASAAPSVAEAVEAARGDPETDAVIVCGSLYLVSEARKIFKADK; this is encoded by the coding sequence TTGCATAGGATAAAAACCCTGCTTGAAGGCCTTGGGAACCCGCAGAATCACCTCAAGTTTCTGCATATCGCGGGCACGAACGGCAAGGGTTCGACCGCCGCGTTCTGCGCCTCCGCGCTGCAGGAGGCGGGCTACAAGACGGGGCTTTTCATCTCGCCGTACGTCGTGCGCTTTACTGAGCGCATACAGATAAACGGGAAGTATATCCCCGAGGAGCTCTTCGCCGCCGTGATGGAGAAGGTGAAGGAGGTTGCGGAGGCGTATCCGGATAACTACGTCGAGTTCGAGCTGCTGACCGCCGCGGCGATGGAATGGTTCTTCCGCAACGGGTGCGATATAGTCGTGCTCGAGGCGGGGATAGGCGGTCGCCTCGACGCCACAAACGCCGTTATGACGACGGTCGTTTCGGTAATAACCTCCGTTTCATTCGATCACACCGAGCTGCTCGGCGACACGCTTGAAAAAATCGCGCTCGAGAAGGCGCAGATAATCAAGTCCGGCGGCTCCGTCGTCGTCTATCCGGAGCAGGCGGATGAGGTCTTCGCGGCGATACGCGAAACGGCGGAGAAGAAACGCGCCGAGGTCATAATCCCAGACCTGATGCGCCTGCGCCGCAGGGAGCATTTCTTCACCTATAAAAACAACGACTACGTGATCACGCTGCGCGGTGCGCATCAGACGCTCAACGCCGTGACTGCGATAGAAGCGCTCGACGAGCTGGCGTGCAGCGGCTTCTATAAGCTGACGCGCGAGAAGATCGCGCTCGGGCTGATGAAGGCGACGATGCCGGCGCGGTTCGAGACTGTCAGCGTCAAGCCGCCCGTCGTGCTTGACGGCGCACACAACCCCTCCGGCATGGAGTCCCTCGCCGCGCTGCTGAAAAGCGAGTTCGGGGGCGTGCGCGTGACCGCCGTCGTCGCGATGATGAAGGACAAAAACGCCGCCGAATCGCTGAAACACCTCGCCGGCGTCGTAAACAAAGCGATCGCCGTAAAGGTTGACAATCCTCGCTGTATGGAAGCGGAAGACCTGCGCGAACTACTCGTCGGACTTGGCGTTAAGGCGTCCGCCGCGCCTTCGGTCGCGGAGGCGGTCGAAGCCGCCCGCGGCGATCCCGAAACCGACGCGGTGATAGTCTGCGGCTCGCTGTATCTGGTTTCGGAGGCGAGAAAAATCTTCAAAGCCGACAAATAG
- a CDS encoding leucine-rich repeat protein, with amino-acid sequence MALIVAAVLFALPARMHASAVAAESGVCGERLTWTLKDGTLTISGEGEMYDYGAQKDTAPWAKLEVERAVISDGVASVGEYAFYDCDGLRNVLISGSVAVIKSNAFRNCSGLESVVIRGGAVTVSSFAFGYCTGLRSVFIPASVTDISANAFRNDSFFAVYTRAGAYAAGYAAENGLPCVVIDKANGDPDADGETTVSDALIALRAAAKLTFETPELLACCDTDGDGKITVYDALAILRCSAGLADGL; translated from the coding sequence GTGGCGCTTATAGTCGCTGCGGTCCTGTTCGCGCTGCCTGCGCGGATGCACGCTTCCGCGGTCGCGGCCGAAAGCGGCGTCTGCGGCGAGCGCCTTACCTGGACGCTGAAAGACGGCACGCTTACGATAAGCGGCGAGGGCGAAATGTACGACTACGGAGCGCAGAAGGATACCGCGCCGTGGGCGAAGCTCGAAGTCGAACGCGCCGTCATATCCGACGGCGTTGCGAGCGTGGGGGAGTACGCTTTCTATGACTGCGACGGCCTTCGGAACGTCCTCATATCCGGCAGCGTCGCGGTGATAAAGTCAAACGCCTTCAGAAACTGCTCCGGACTTGAGAGCGTCGTCATCCGCGGCGGCGCGGTAACGGTATCGTCCTTCGCGTTCGGCTACTGCACCGGACTAAGAAGCGTGTTCATCCCGGCGAGCGTGACCGATATAAGCGCAAACGCGTTCAGAAACGACAGCTTCTTTGCGGTCTATACGAGAGCGGGCGCTTACGCCGCCGGATACGCCGCGGAAAACGGCTTGCCCTGCGTCGTTATCGACAAAGCGAACGGCGATCCCGACGCGGACGGCGAAACGACCGTCTCGGACGCGCTCATAGCTCTCCGCGCCGCGGCGAAGCTGACGTTTGAAACGCCCGAGTTACTTGCCTGCTGCGACACGGACGGCGACGGTAAAATAACCGTCTACGACGCGCTTGCGATCCTCCGCTGCTCCGCCGGTCTCGCGGACGGACTTTGA
- a CDS encoding valine--tRNA ligase has protein sequence MRKELEKTYDPGKVEDSIYDFWLKGNYFSAKVDPAKKPYTIVIPPPNVTGQLHMGHALDETMQDILIRTRRMQGYSALWIPGTDHAGIATQIVVEADLRNNEGKTRYDLGRERFVRRVWDWKELYGSRILKQLRKLGSSCDWSRERFTMDEGCSEAVKEVFINLYNKGLIYRGNRIINWCPRCTTALSDAEVEYKEQPGHFWHIRYPIKGTSKSLVVATTRPETMLGDTAIAVNPNDERYKSIVGKTAILPLVGREIPIIADEYVDMEFGTGCVKITPCHDPNDFEVGKRHGLEEILIMDENACINENGGRYFGLDRYAARKQIVADLEKEGYLVKIEDHVHNVGECYRCKTTVEPIASRQWFVKMAPLAKPAIEAVESGEIKFVPERFSKIYINWMNNIHDWCISRQLWWGHRIPAYYCDDCGEMVVSKENVAVCPKCGSKHMRQDEDVLDTWFSSALWPFSTLGWPKQTADLDYFYPTTTLVTAYDIIFFWVARMIFSGLEHTGKPPFKTVFIHGLVRDSQGRKMSKSLGNGIDPLKVIEQYGADALRFALATNNSPGNDMRFSDEKVEASRNFANKLWNAARFVLMNLHSDETALPATLTLDDKWILSKLNNVVADVTANIDKFELGIALDKVYSFIWDDFCDWYIELAKIRLFAGGEQAAGAERVLVYVLDKILKLLHPFMPFITEEIWQSIPHEGKALVVAPWPEYSEALNFASDEESMNLIMAAIKEIRAKRAAMNIPLSKKAALFIETDKPETFAKGAEFFKRLAGVSEIEIERELSVANALTMVVPSAKLMIPMNELVDPEKERARLNKEKAATENEITRCESRLNNEGFISKAPAKLVDEERKKLASLKEMLAKIEDSLAKLGEIK, from the coding sequence ATGAGAAAAGAGCTCGAAAAAACCTACGACCCCGGCAAAGTGGAAGACAGTATATACGACTTCTGGCTTAAGGGCAACTACTTCTCCGCGAAGGTCGACCCCGCGAAGAAGCCCTACACCATCGTCATTCCGCCGCCGAACGTGACCGGTCAGCTCCATATGGGACACGCCCTCGACGAAACGATGCAGGATATCCTTATCCGCACCCGCCGTATGCAGGGTTATTCCGCGCTGTGGATCCCCGGCACCGACCACGCCGGCATCGCCACGCAGATCGTCGTTGAAGCGGACCTCCGCAACAACGAGGGAAAAACGCGCTACGACCTCGGCAGAGAACGTTTCGTCCGCCGCGTCTGGGACTGGAAGGAGCTTTACGGCAGCCGCATCCTCAAGCAGCTGCGCAAGCTCGGCTCATCCTGCGACTGGAGCAGGGAACGCTTCACGATGGACGAGGGATGTTCCGAGGCGGTCAAGGAGGTCTTCATCAACCTCTACAACAAGGGGCTCATCTACCGCGGGAACCGCATAATCAACTGGTGCCCGCGCTGCACGACCGCGCTTTCCGACGCGGAGGTCGAGTATAAGGAACAGCCCGGCCACTTCTGGCACATCAGATATCCCATCAAGGGCACGTCGAAGTCACTCGTCGTCGCCACCACGCGTCCCGAAACGATGCTCGGCGACACCGCGATCGCCGTCAACCCGAACGACGAACGCTACAAGTCCATCGTCGGCAAGACCGCGATCCTGCCCCTCGTCGGCAGGGAAATACCCATCATCGCGGACGAATACGTCGATATGGAGTTCGGCACCGGCTGCGTGAAGATCACGCCCTGCCATGACCCCAACGACTTCGAGGTCGGCAAGCGCCACGGCCTTGAGGAAATACTCATCATGGACGAGAACGCCTGCATCAACGAGAACGGCGGCCGCTACTTCGGGCTCGACAGATACGCCGCCCGCAAGCAGATCGTCGCGGACCTCGAGAAGGAGGGCTACCTCGTCAAGATCGAGGATCACGTTCACAACGTCGGCGAATGCTACCGCTGCAAGACGACGGTCGAGCCGATCGCGTCGCGCCAGTGGTTCGTTAAGATGGCTCCGCTCGCAAAGCCCGCCATCGAAGCGGTCGAGAGCGGCGAGATCAAGTTCGTACCCGAGCGCTTCTCGAAGATATACATCAACTGGATGAACAACATCCACGACTGGTGCATCTCCCGCCAGCTCTGGTGGGGACACCGCATACCCGCGTATTACTGCGACGACTGCGGCGAGATGGTCGTTTCGAAAGAGAACGTCGCCGTCTGCCCGAAGTGCGGCTCGAAGCATATGCGTCAGGACGAGGACGTCCTCGACACCTGGTTCTCCTCCGCGCTCTGGCCGTTCTCGACGCTCGGCTGGCCGAAGCAGACCGCCGACCTCGACTATTTCTACCCGACGACGACGCTCGTGACGGCTTACGACATCATCTTCTTCTGGGTAGCGAGAATGATATTCTCCGGCCTCGAGCACACCGGCAAGCCGCCGTTCAAGACCGTATTCATCCACGGCCTCGTGCGCGACTCGCAGGGCAGGAAGATGTCGAAATCCCTCGGCAACGGCATCGATCCGCTGAAGGTCATCGAGCAGTACGGCGCGGACGCGCTCCGCTTCGCGCTTGCGACGAACAACTCGCCCGGCAACGATATGCGCTTCTCGGACGAGAAGGTCGAGGCGAGCCGCAACTTTGCCAACAAGCTCTGGAACGCCGCGCGCTTCGTTCTGATGAACCTGCACAGCGACGAAACCGCGCTTCCCGCAACGCTGACGCTTGACGACAAGTGGATTCTCTCGAAGCTAAACAACGTCGTCGCCGACGTGACAGCGAACATCGACAAGTTCGAGCTCGGCATCGCGCTCGACAAGGTATACAGCTTCATCTGGGACGACTTCTGCGACTGGTACATCGAGCTTGCGAAGATACGCCTATTCGCGGGCGGTGAGCAGGCCGCCGGAGCCGAGCGCGTGCTCGTCTACGTGCTCGACAAGATCCTGAAGCTGCTGCATCCCTTTATGCCGTTCATCACCGAGGAGATCTGGCAGAGCATCCCGCACGAGGGCAAGGCGCTCGTCGTCGCGCCCTGGCCGGAATACTCCGAAGCGCTCAACTTCGCCTCCGACGAGGAGAGCATGAATCTCATAATGGCGGCGATAAAGGAAATCCGCGCCAAGCGTGCCGCGATGAACATCCCGCTTTCGAAGAAAGCGGCGCTCTTCATCGAGACCGACAAGCCGGAGACATTCGCCAAGGGCGCGGAGTTCTTCAAGCGCCTCGCCGGAGTCAGCGAGATCGAGATAGAGCGCGAGCTTTCCGTCGCCAACGCGCTGACGATGGTCGTCCCCTCCGCGAAGCTGATGATCCCGATGAACGAACTGGTCGATCCCGAGAAGGAGCGCGCCAGACTCAACAAGGAGAAGGCCGCGACTGAGAATGAAATCACGCGCTGCGAGAGCCGCCTGAACAACGAGGGCTTCATCTCAAAGGCGCCCGCGAAGCTCGTAGATGAGGAGCGCAAAAAGCTCGCCTCCCTCAAGGAGATGCTCGCGAAGATCGAGGATTCGCTCGCGAAACTGGGAGAGATCAAGTGA